A segment of the Xenorhabdus bovienii SS-2004 genome:
GATTCCCAGACTTGAGAATATCTGGACAAATGGGCTGCCATTTTGGCCAATTTGATTCCACGGATAGATACACATCAGGACAAACAGAGTGAGTACATAAAACAGCAAAATACGGAATGGAACAGCGTTGATTGCCTGGGGGATGGATTTTTCTGGATTTTTCGCTTCACTGGCTGTAATACCGATTACTTCGATACCACCGAATGCAAACATGACCACCGTAAACGAAGCAATCACTCCCGCAATGCCATTTGGCATAAATCCGCCATGTTCCCACAAGTTTGACAGGCCAGTGACATGACCCGCTTCCTGGCCGAAGCCATACATCATGATCACAAAGCCACCGACAATCATGGCAACAATTGCAGTGACTTTAATGATAGAAAGCCAGAACTCCATTTCACCAAAAACTTTGACGTTACACAGATTTATCGCCCCAATGAAAAAGACGATGCTGAGTACCCAAATCCATTGGTCAACATGCGGAAACCAGAGTTTCATATAGAGACCAAATGCGGTGATATCAGCAAGGCAGACAACCAGCATTTCAAATACGTAAGTCCATCCCGTCAGAAAACCTGCCAATGGCCCTAAGTAGTGACTGGCATAATGAGAGAAAGAACCCGCCACAGGGTGATGAACCGCCATCTCCCCCAATGCCCGCATGACCATGAAAACGGCCGCCCCACCAATGGCATATGCCAATAATACCGCAGGACCCGCGGCTTTAATGGCTTCTGCTGAACCATAGAAAAGCCCAGTCCCGATTGCTGACCCCAACGCCATAAACCGAATGTGGCGAACGCTCAAGCCTCGCTTGAGTTGTGAAGTGTTTTGCATGATTTATCCTTGTGTCTTTATTATTAGATATGAAAGATAAATACAACGATAAGGCCGGGCAGAAACCGGCCTTAGACGACTTATTTATGTTTAATTTATCAATAATTTTCCGGTAGGTAGCAGTGCTGAAAGTTGTTGTTCAATCAACAGTTGGATAGCTGCGTCAATATCTGGTGCAAAAAAGCGATCTTTATCGTAATAAGCGACTTTATTACGGAGGATATGACGGGCTTTTTCCAGTATCGGGCTGCTCTTCAATCCGTCACGGAAATCCATGCCCTGACAGGCAGTCAGCCACTCAATCGCTAAAATACCCCGCACGTTGTCAGCCATTTCCCATAAACGACGACCTGCCGCCGGAGCCATAGATACATGGTCTTCCTGATTCGCTGATGTCGGCAAGCTGTCAACGCTGGAAGGATGCGCCAATGCTTTGTTTTCACTCGCCAACGCTGCCGCTGTCACCTGAGCAATCATAAAGCCGGAGTTCACCCCGCTGTTATTGACGAGGAACGGCGGTAACTGGGACATGTTGCTATCCATCAGCAAAGAGATACGGCGTTCTGACAGTGCACCTATTTCCGCCAGTGCAATAGCCAGATTATCCGATGCCATAGCAACAGGTTCAGCATGGAAGTTACCGCCAGAGATCACTTCATCTTGGTCGGTAAAGACCAACGGATTATCAGAAACCGCATTGGCTTCAGTCATAATCACGTCGGCAGCATGACGGATCTGTGTAAGGCAAGCGCCCATTACTTGTGGCTGGCAACGCAATGAATAAGGGTCTTGAACTTTCGGACAGTTTTTATGAGATTCAGATAGACCACTTTGTTCTTCCAATACCAGACGATACAGAGCAGCTACATCGATTTGCCCCTGCTGGCCTCGTGCTTCATGGATACGCGCATCAAATGGTTTACGAGAACCCAGTGCCGCTTCAACAGACATCGCGCCACAAATCACTGCTGAGGCAAGTAAGTCTTCTGCTGCAAAAAGTCCTTTCAAGGCAAAAGCAGTAGAGGTTTGTGTGCCATTAAGCAACGCCAGACCTTCTTTTGCCGCCAACCGAATCGGTTTAAGATTTGCCTTCTCCAAGGCGTCTTTAGCTGGCAGCCATTCCCCACGGTAACGCGCTTTACTCTCGCCCAGCAATAACAGGCTCATATGCGCCAGTGGAGCCAAATCTCCCGAAGCGCCCACAGAACCTTTGCTCGGAATACAGGGATAAACTTCTGCATTAACCAAAGTGATCAACGCTTGAATGACGTCTAAACGAATACCGGAATAACCACGGGCAAGGCTATTGATTTTCAATACCATAATCAACCGGACAATCTCATCCGGCAAAGGCTCACCGACACCAGCAGCATGTGACAACACAAGGGAACGTTGCAGTTCTTCTAAATCCTGCTCGGCAATCCGAGTACTCGCCAGCAGGCCAAAACCCGTGTTGATACCATAGGCTGTTCTGTTTTCATTGATAATACGGTTAACACAATCAACGCTGCGTTCAATGGCAGGAACGCATTGCTCATCTAAGGTAATTTGCACCGGATACTGATAAATGTGGCGTAACTCTTCAAGCGTCATTTTTCCGGGATGAATAGTAATGTGTTTCATATTAATGACGCTCCTTATTTTGTTTCGACGGTTTTTGTGTCTGATGATTTTGTATCAAGCATCGGCAGGTTTAAGTCCCTCTCTTTGGCACACTGGATGGCCTGTTCATAACCCGCATCAGCATGACGCATGACACCAGTTGCAGGGTCATTGTGCAACACACGAGCAATACGTTCTGCGGCTTCATCCGTGCCATCACAGACAATCACCATACCGGAATGCTGTGAGAACCCCATACCAACTCCGCCCCCATGATGCAGGGAAACCCATGTCGCACCACTGGCCGTATTTAATAAGGCATTCAGCAATGGCCAATCTGAAACGGCATCAGAACCGTCCTTCATGGATTCGGTTTCACGGTTGGGACTCGCCACGGAGCCGGAATCCAAATGGTCACGCCCAATCACGAGCGGTGCTGAAAGTTCGCCGCTACGTACCATTTCATTGAATGCCAATCCCAATTTAGCGCGGTCTCCCAAGCCAACCCAACAAATACGGGCAGGTAAACCCTGGAAGCTGATGCGTTCCCGCGCCATATCCAGCCAGCGATGCAGGTGTTCATCATCTGACAGTAACTCTTTAACTTTAGCATCAGTTTTGTAAATGTCTTCAGGGTCACCGGAGAGCGCGACCCAACGGAAAGGCCCAATTCCCCGACAAAAAAGAGGACGAATATAAGCAGGAACAAAACCCGGGAAATCAAAGGCATGCTCAACACCCATTTCTTTCGCCATTTGACGGATATTGTTACCATAATCGAAAGTAGGAACACCCTGTTTCTGGAAAGCCAGCATCGCTTCCACGTGTACTGCCATCGATGCTTTCGCGGCTTGAATCACGACTTCTGGCTCAGTTTCGGCACGGCGACAATATTCTTCCCATGTCCAGCCTGCCGGCAAATAGCCATGCAGTGGATCATGTGCACTAGTTTGATCCGTCACCATGTCCGGACGAACGCCACGACGTACCAACTCAGGGACAATTTCTGCCGCATTACCACACAATGCCACCGATACTGCCTTACCTTCTTGGGTATATCGCTTGATACGCGCCAACGCATCATCCAGATCGGTTGCCTGTTCATCGACGTATTGGGTACGCAGACGGAAATCAATGCGACTTTGCTGACACTCAATATTCAGTGACGAAACACCTGCCAACGTTGCCGCCAGCGGCTGTGCTCCCCCCATACCGCCCAAACCCGCAGTCAGTACCCAGCGTCCGGTCAAATCACCGTTATAGTGCTGGCGTCCCGCTTCAACAAACGTTTCGTAAGTGCCTTGCACAATGCCCTGACTGCCAATATAAATCCAACTACCTGCCGTCATCTGACCATACATTGCCAGCCCTTTAGCATCCAGTTCGTTAAAATGTTCCCACGTTGCCCAATGCGGAACCAGATTCGAGTTTGCAATCAATACACGCGGTGCGTTTTCATGAGTTTTAAAAACACCCACTGGCTTAC
Coding sequences within it:
- a CDS encoding amino acid permease, which gives rise to MQNTSQLKRGLSVRHIRFMALGSAIGTGLFYGSAEAIKAAGPAVLLAYAIGGAAVFMVMRALGEMAVHHPVAGSFSHYASHYLGPLAGFLTGWTYVFEMLVVCLADITAFGLYMKLWFPHVDQWIWVLSIVFFIGAINLCNVKVFGEMEFWLSIIKVTAIVAMIVGGFVIMMYGFGQEAGHVTGLSNLWEHGGFMPNGIAGVIASFTVVMFAFGGIEVIGITASEAKNPEKSIPQAINAVPFRILLFYVLTLFVLMCIYPWNQIGQNGSPFVQIFSSLGIDSAANILNVVVITAAISAINSDIFGSGRMMYGMAQEKQAPSAFTKLTKNGVPWITVLVMSCVLLIGVVLNYLLPEKVFGIIASIATFATVWVWLMILLSQFIMRRKIPAEEVKKLKFPVPLWPAAPILTISFMAFIIVVLGYFPSTRIALYVGIAWIALLTLSYFLWVKKLWVKKTR
- the hutH gene encoding histidine ammonia-lyase; translated protein: MKHITIHPGKMTLEELRHIYQYPVQITLDEQCVPAIERSVDCVNRIINENRTAYGINTGFGLLASTRIAEQDLEELQRSLVLSHAAGVGEPLPDEIVRLIMVLKINSLARGYSGIRLDVIQALITLVNAEVYPCIPSKGSVGASGDLAPLAHMSLLLLGESKARYRGEWLPAKDALEKANLKPIRLAAKEGLALLNGTQTSTAFALKGLFAAEDLLASAVICGAMSVEAALGSRKPFDARIHEARGQQGQIDVAALYRLVLEEQSGLSESHKNCPKVQDPYSLRCQPQVMGACLTQIRHAADVIMTEANAVSDNPLVFTDQDEVISGGNFHAEPVAMASDNLAIALAEIGALSERRISLLMDSNMSQLPPFLVNNSGVNSGFMIAQVTAAALASENKALAHPSSVDSLPTSANQEDHVSMAPAAGRRLWEMADNVRGILAIEWLTACQGMDFRDGLKSSPILEKARHILRNKVAYYDKDRFFAPDIDAAIQLLIEQQLSALLPTGKLLIN
- the hutU gene encoding urocanate hydratase; translation: MTMQNNKFSNEVIRAPRGTQLTAKSWLTEAPLRMLMNNLDPDVAENPHELVVYGGIGRAARNWECYEKIVETLKNLENNETLLVQSGKPVGVFKTHENAPRVLIANSNLVPHWATWEHFNELDAKGLAMYGQMTAGSWIYIGSQGIVQGTYETFVEAGRQHYNGDLTGRWVLTAGLGGMGGAQPLAATLAGVSSLNIECQQSRIDFRLRTQYVDEQATDLDDALARIKRYTQEGKAVSVALCGNAAEIVPELVRRGVRPDMVTDQTSAHDPLHGYLPAGWTWEEYCRRAETEPEVVIQAAKASMAVHVEAMLAFQKQGVPTFDYGNNIRQMAKEMGVEHAFDFPGFVPAYIRPLFCRGIGPFRWVALSGDPEDIYKTDAKVKELLSDDEHLHRWLDMARERISFQGLPARICWVGLGDRAKLGLAFNEMVRSGELSAPLVIGRDHLDSGSVASPNRETESMKDGSDAVSDWPLLNALLNTASGATWVSLHHGGGVGMGFSQHSGMVIVCDGTDEAAERIARVLHNDPATGVMRHADAGYEQAIQCAKERDLNLPMLDTKSSDTKTVETK